The Candidatus Nomurabacteria bacterium DNA window GACAAGTTCTCATTGACCGCTACGGGGTAAAACCAGCCTACCAACATTTCCGGATTCTCTATGGCGGGAGCGTCGATGCCAACAATATTGCCTCGTATTTACGCTTAGATGAAGTTTCCGGCGTACTTGTCGGCAGCGCCTCGCTGAAAATTCCTTCATTTCGTGCTATGCTAGTGAAAGCTGCTCAGCTTCGGCAGTCGTTAGTAAAGAAGCGCACTCATTCCTAATACTCCCGTATCCATGCCACGTAAGACTTCTGCAAAACGACGACTCGCCATTAACGGATTTGGCCGAATTGGACGAGCTGCTTTTAAAATTGCTTTAGAAAGTAAAAAGTTTGATATTGTCGCGATTAACGACCTGACTGATACCGAAAGTCTGGCCATGCTCCTGAAGCATGATTCGGTGTATCGCAACTTCAATCACAAGGTTGGCTTTACCAAGGATTCCCTTATTGTGGATGGTAAAAAAATTCGCATTCTGGCTGAAAAAGATCCGGCTATGTTGCCTTGGAAGCGTCTGAAGATTGACGTGGTGCTCGAATGTACTGGCCGCTTTGTGAAGGATGGCGCTGCCCGGGCCCATATCAAAGCAGGTGCCAAAGCAGCTGTCGTTTCTGCGCCAACCAAGGGCGGAGACATCCCAACAGCCTTACTCGGTGTGCGTCAACCAAAGCCCGGCGAGCAGGTCGTTTCTAACGCTTCTTGCACTACGAATAACGTCGCACCGGTCACTCGAGTGATTATGGAGAATTTCGGCGTGTTGCGAGCAGCCATGACCACGATTCACTCCTACACGGCTGAGCAAAACTTGGTTGACGGCCCACCGCCACCATTGCACCGCGATTTACGACGTATGCGAGCTGCTGCGGTTAACCTCGTACCAACCACTTCTGGCGCGGCTATTGCCACGACCGAGGTGATTCCTGAGCTTAAGGGCTCCTTTGATGGTTTTGCTATTCGCGTGCCAACACCAGTGGTGTCCTTGTCTGACTTCACTTTCCTGGTAAAGAAAAAGACCACTATCGAAGAAGTAAACCGAGCCATGAAAAAGGCGGCTGAGGATCCTTCCTACAAAAATGTGCTGGCCGTAAATGAAGAACCACGCGTCTCTAGCGACTTTATTGGCGACCCACATTCTGCAATAGTTGACTTACCGCTCACGAATGTGATAGGTGGCGACCTTGTCAAAATCGTGGCTTGGTATGATAATGAATGGGGATATTCAACGCGGCTGGTAGAGATGGCACAGAAAGTGCATATCTAAAAGCACGCAAAAAACGAAAGGGGGTGTATTCCGTACATGTTACAGCTTAATTCATCAATGCTCGCCAGAGCCTTTCTCTGGTTCGGCCTCGTTTGTGGGTTGTTTGCCGTATTAACCCAGCTGTCTGGTAAGACTTTCTTTGCCAGCTCGTTTTTCTATCTACAGGCCGGTATTTTAGGCGTCTTAGCCAGCATTGCCGTCCGAATGGATAAGAATAAGTAGTTT harbors:
- the gap gene encoding type I glyceraldehyde-3-phosphate dehydrogenase is translated as MPRKTSAKRRLAINGFGRIGRAAFKIALESKKFDIVAINDLTDTESLAMLLKHDSVYRNFNHKVGFTKDSLIVDGKKIRILAEKDPAMLPWKRLKIDVVLECTGRFVKDGAARAHIKAGAKAAVVSAPTKGGDIPTALLGVRQPKPGEQVVSNASCTTNNVAPVTRVIMENFGVLRAAMTTIHSYTAEQNLVDGPPPPLHRDLRRMRAAAVNLVPTTSGAAIATTEVIPELKGSFDGFAIRVPTPVVSLSDFTFLVKKKTTIEEVNRAMKKAAEDPSYKNVLAVNEEPRVSSDFIGDPHSAIVDLPLTNVIGGDLVKIVAWYDNEWGYSTRLVEMAQKVHI